The proteins below come from a single Parachlamydia acanthamoebae genomic window:
- a CDS encoding DUF4135 domain-containing protein: MNPLSLNQEVQQTVIDSPKQPISSDLPEKHVEPQVMSSHQMINFICDKFLERQTINKQISEAENELDDIPDQKSEVAKKLKSKIRELEKKDEHLEQAMKESEEQLKSQFIEGRELPVTLSRMNLAMSDSQIKYFKGILTSKIGLWKAFESRAKDTIEEHKATILEQFGNGSKNSADVKFDLKVLGGDDHNNGQSPLLVTFTFPDKSPLKVVYKPRSAQTDAAILDLFAKLNSLHPDLKSHGDLPQYKIQDIDGGKGSIWEFIEGQPLHTEASSTINKIQDQDVRIRAEENLIRLEQICSRAGITDLHMENVLLTRDGQWVPIDLEVVEPGHATGLLSSQASKDPKFSPELKQDEIMLIDKFLDQQEKRVSRYVIVATASFIQASTDPSTIEPMAQEVLETLSKNNEFKLTVDPKQFIKQFSACMEKGDVPFFTKNSDAICFGHFAEENIIAIRKPNK; the protein is encoded by the coding sequence ATGAATCCTCTTAGTTTAAATCAGGAAGTGCAACAAACAGTCATAGATTCCCCTAAACAGCCTATCTCATCGGATCTCCCTGAGAAACATGTCGAACCTCAGGTGATGTCCTCGCATCAAATGATTAATTTTATCTGCGACAAATTCTTGGAAAGACAAACCATAAATAAGCAAATATCTGAAGCAGAGAATGAGCTAGATGACATTCCTGATCAAAAAAGTGAGGTTGCGAAGAAATTAAAAAGCAAAATCCGGGAATTAGAAAAGAAAGACGAACATCTAGAACAAGCCATGAAAGAATCAGAAGAACAACTCAAATCCCAATTCATAGAAGGTCGAGAGCTCCCCGTCACCCTAAGTCGTATGAATCTAGCTATGAGCGATTCTCAAATTAAATATTTTAAAGGTATTTTAACGAGTAAAATAGGTCTGTGGAAGGCTTTTGAAAGCAGAGCAAAAGACACGATAGAAGAACATAAAGCCACAATTCTTGAACAATTTGGCAATGGCTCTAAGAATTCTGCCGATGTCAAATTTGATCTAAAAGTCCTGGGTGGCGATGACCACAACAATGGCCAATCCCCCCTCCTGGTTACTTTTACGTTTCCAGATAAATCGCCCCTAAAGGTTGTTTATAAACCCAGAAGTGCACAGACAGATGCCGCTATTCTAGATCTATTTGCCAAACTCAATAGTCTGCATCCCGACCTCAAATCCCATGGAGATCTTCCACAATATAAAATTCAGGATATCGATGGAGGGAAGGGTAGTATTTGGGAATTCATTGAAGGACAACCACTCCATACAGAAGCTTCGAGTACTATTAACAAAATACAAGACCAAGATGTTAGGATTAGAGCTGAAGAAAATCTGATCCGACTCGAGCAAATATGCAGTCGTGCAGGGATAACAGATCTCCATATGGAAAATGTTTTACTAACGCGCGATGGACAATGGGTTCCCATAGACCTTGAGGTAGTAGAACCTGGACATGCCACAGGTCTCTTGAGTTCTCAGGCATCTAAGGATCCAAAATTTTCACCAGAATTGAAACAGGATGAGATCATGCTGATCGACAAATTCCTTGATCAGCAGGAAAAACGTGTTTCACGCTATGTAATTGTAGCTACAGCAAGCTTTATTCAGGCAAGCACGGATCCTTCGACAATCGAGCCCATGGCACAAGAAGTTTTGGAAACTTTATCCAAAAACAATGAATTTAAACTTACTGTGGATCCAAAGCAGTTTATTAAACAGTTTAGTGCCTGTATGGAAAAAGGTGATGTCCCCTTTTTCACAAAAAATAGTGACGCGATTTGTTTTGGGCACTTTGCTGAAGAAAACATCATCGCCATAAGAAAACCAAATAAATGA
- a CDS encoding carboxypeptidase M32: MPEATNNYKKLHEISRQTRILEGIDSLLHWDQETYMPEDAAAIRAEQQKIMAGLVHKGRIAKPFVNALAKLIDIKTGKVLVKGLGSAKNAALKVWRREYLKETALPTQFVEDFAKLTSQSVLVWRSARQENSFRRFAPYLEKIIQMNRKKADLLGYKEHPYDALLDAYEPEMTTKRITPIFSDLKQFLVGLIKKIQQKTQIDDHFLFGKFSESKQMAFSQKILKGMHYDMRRGRLDFSIHPFSSAAHPTDSRITTRIHPSSLLSNVRSVMHEAGHGLYEMGLPINEYGSPLGEHASLGIHESQSRWWETRIGQSLPFWEHYFPILQKEFKEFQKVSLKEFYKASNKVEPTFIRVEADEVTYNLHVILRFEIEKALIEGSLPIKEIPEAWNAKFKELLGLVPSTDAEGCLQDIHWSLGSFGYFPTYTLGNLYAAQFFATFEQAFPKWEKSVAEGELEFIKEWLEKSIFQFGRQYSSFELVEKVSDAPFSSKSFCHYLETKYKDIYRF, translated from the coding sequence ATGCCTGAAGCCACTAATAACTATAAAAAACTCCACGAAATTTCACGCCAGACACGCATTCTGGAAGGGATTGATTCCTTACTGCACTGGGATCAAGAAACCTACATGCCCGAAGATGCAGCTGCAATTCGCGCTGAACAACAAAAAATTATGGCAGGTTTAGTCCACAAAGGAAGAATCGCTAAGCCATTCGTTAATGCCCTGGCAAAGCTCATCGATATCAAAACAGGTAAAGTTCTAGTAAAAGGACTTGGCTCTGCAAAAAATGCGGCTCTAAAAGTATGGCGACGGGAATATTTAAAAGAAACGGCTCTTCCCACTCAATTTGTGGAAGACTTTGCTAAACTGACCTCTCAATCTGTATTGGTCTGGCGCTCTGCTCGACAAGAGAATTCTTTCCGCCGTTTTGCGCCTTATTTGGAAAAAATTATTCAAATGAATCGCAAAAAAGCCGATCTTCTGGGCTATAAAGAACATCCCTATGATGCTTTGTTAGATGCCTATGAACCAGAAATGACCACAAAACGGATAACCCCCATTTTTTCTGATTTAAAACAATTTCTTGTTGGGCTAATCAAAAAGATCCAACAAAAAACGCAAATTGATGACCACTTTCTGTTTGGCAAGTTTTCTGAATCCAAACAAATGGCTTTTAGTCAAAAAATCTTAAAAGGGATGCATTATGACATGCGTCGGGGAAGGCTCGATTTTTCTATCCACCCTTTCTCTTCAGCTGCACACCCCACCGATAGCCGTATTACAACACGCATTCATCCCTCTTCTTTATTAAGTAACGTACGCTCTGTGATGCATGAAGCTGGACATGGACTTTATGAAATGGGACTCCCTATTAACGAATATGGCTCACCTTTGGGCGAACATGCCTCGCTGGGAATCCATGAAAGCCAATCCCGCTGGTGGGAAACGCGCATTGGACAAAGCTTACCTTTTTGGGAACATTATTTTCCGATTCTGCAGAAGGAATTTAAAGAATTTCAAAAGGTGTCATTAAAAGAATTCTACAAAGCTTCCAACAAAGTGGAGCCTACCTTTATTCGCGTAGAAGCTGATGAAGTCACCTACAATTTGCATGTCATTTTACGCTTTGAAATTGAGAAAGCACTCATCGAAGGCTCTCTCCCGATTAAAGAAATCCCTGAGGCATGGAATGCAAAGTTCAAAGAGCTGCTGGGCCTTGTGCCTTCAACAGATGCAGAAGGATGTCTCCAGGATATTCATTGGTCTCTTGGTTCGTTTGGATACTTTCCCACTTACACATTGGGAAATTTATATGCAGCCCAATTTTTTGCAACATTCGAACAAGCATTTCCAAAATGGGAAAAAAGCGTTGCCGAAGGAGAGCTGGAATTCATCAAAGAATGGTTAGAAAAGTCGATTTTCCAATTCGGCAGACAATATTCCAGCTTTGAGCTAGTCGAAAAAGTCAGCGACGCTCCTTTTTCTAGTAAATCCTTTTGCCACTACTTAGAAACCAAGTATAAAGACATTTATCGCTTTTAG